From one Planktothrix agardhii NIES-204 genomic stretch:
- a CDS encoding TPR domain protein, producing the protein MLSKSNTFKTSTDLLEEANKLKQSGQLQAAIIAYRRAAQLSPNFHWIYHNLGEALAENNQLLESIQAFQRAIELNPDSAWSQYQLAEVLLKLGNLPDTIKTLQCAIAINPNANEFYNSLGQALFKQGELEQAISYYQKALELNSEDAIAYQYLGEALAQQGQLDEAIESCRKAIDLNPNLGNTYEILGKILVQKGLFEEALNILLEAIQFNPKSPEIYHALGDVYSHCQHFNQAIDAYSQAIQIKPNAAIFHHGLGNVFAHLNQWENAVSAYSQAIVLNPESAECHQSFAEVLVKLERWDAAIASYSKALELNPNLTKIYSQLADTLKYRQTPGDLQKANQYYEKSIEFDSEDIEVYQNLLKSQPDNLDLCWKYANLLWSKNQREQALIYYKKVKDAQPQDFEILLKLGEAFVRMSEFEDAIATYQKALEINPNSSDIYHRLGEPLEKIGELEAAAKTYQKAIELNPDFFGSYHNLGDIRQRQKKFEQAVLSYKKAIESNPDFYWSYHNLADTLEKQGNSEEAIATYRKCLEINPHFGWSHCNLATALAKQGKIEDSLHHYRRASELDPALGIDFNGLKTALLDKILVEDYMYKLWRDKNFPRAADLRKMAETMELFVHKPVFSVIMPVYNTPEEFLREAIESVINQIYPYWEFCIADDASPSPHVKEVLEEYQAKDSRIKVIYRTENGHISASSNSALELATGEFITLLDHDDLITPDGLYEVALLLNRNPDLDMIYSDEDKISPNGNLINPYFKPEWCPESFLSRMYTCHLGTYRRSIIEEIGGFRIGYEGAQDYDLVLRFTEKTQKIAHIPKVLYHWRMHSGSTAGGSEAKPYAYEASEKAIQDAVDRRGETGIVTGVPGFLGHHLVRYEITDYKKVSIIIPTRDLGEVLDRCLESIFTLTTYPNYEVIVIDNGSVQDYTFKVFSKWSSQESSRFKCYPLDIPFNFSTINNYGVSQATGDYLLFLNNDTEVLNPDWINAMVEQVQRPQIGAVGALLLFPDNTIQHAGVVMGLGGVAGHGYYAMSSDIPGYFGNVIGFNNVSAVTGACLMCRREVFEKIGGFDEQLTVAYNDVDLCLKMLDKGYRNLYLPHVTLYHHESKSRGYEDTPEKKERLNRESKIIAGRWKKYIDNDPCYSPHLTRVCQNFSIKVQDN; encoded by the coding sequence ATGCTATCTAAATCCAACACCTTCAAAACATCTACAGATTTACTAGAAGAAGCCAATAAACTGAAACAATCGGGTCAATTGCAAGCTGCCATTATTGCTTATCGTAGAGCAGCACAATTAAGCCCTAATTTTCATTGGATTTATCATAATTTAGGAGAAGCATTAGCAGAAAATAATCAACTATTAGAGTCAATTCAGGCATTTCAGCGTGCCATTGAACTAAATCCTGATTCAGCTTGGTCACAATATCAATTAGCAGAAGTTTTATTGAAACTTGGAAATTTACCCGATACAATTAAGACGTTACAATGTGCGATCGCTATCAATCCAAATGCTAACGAATTTTATAATAGTTTAGGTCAAGCTCTATTTAAACAAGGTGAATTAGAACAAGCAATTAGTTACTATCAAAAAGCTCTGGAACTTAATTCAGAAGATGCGATCGCTTATCAATATTTAGGAGAAGCATTAGCACAACAGGGTCAACTGGATGAAGCAATAGAGTCCTGTCGCAAAGCGATTGATCTCAATCCCAATTTAGGAAATACTTATGAAATATTAGGGAAAATATTAGTTCAAAAAGGTTTGTTTGAAGAAGCCTTAAATATATTGTTAGAAGCCATACAATTTAATCCTAAATCACCAGAAATATATCATGCACTGGGAGATGTTTATTCTCATTGTCAACATTTTAATCAAGCTATTGATGCCTATTCCCAAGCAATTCAAATCAAACCCAATGCAGCGATATTTCATCACGGTTTAGGTAATGTTTTTGCTCACCTAAATCAATGGGAAAATGCCGTTTCTGCTTATTCCCAAGCAATCGTATTAAATCCTGAATCAGCCGAATGTCATCAGAGTTTTGCCGAGGTTTTAGTTAAATTAGAACGATGGGACGCTGCGATCGCTTCCTATTCTAAAGCGTTAGAATTAAATCCTAATTTAACAAAGATTTATTCTCAGTTGGCAGATACCTTAAAGTACCGACAAACCCCAGGCGATTTACAAAAAGCAAACCAATATTATGAAAAATCTATTGAATTTGATAGTGAAGATATTGAAGTATATCAAAATCTGTTAAAATCCCAGCCGGATAACTTAGATTTATGTTGGAAATATGCTAATTTATTATGGAGTAAAAATCAGCGTGAACAAGCACTAATTTATTATAAAAAAGTTAAAGATGCTCAACCCCAAGACTTTGAAATATTACTAAAGTTGGGAGAAGCATTTGTCAGGATGAGTGAGTTTGAAGATGCGATCGCTACTTACCAAAAAGCCTTAGAAATTAACCCCAATTCATCGGATATTTACCATCGTTTAGGGGAACCTTTAGAAAAAATAGGTGAACTGGAAGCAGCCGCAAAAACCTACCAAAAAGCCATTGAATTAAACCCTGACTTTTTTGGTTCCTATCACAATTTAGGAGATATTCGACAACGCCAAAAGAAATTTGAACAAGCGGTTTTATCTTATAAAAAAGCGATTGAATCAAATCCTGATTTTTACTGGTCTTATCATAATTTAGCTGATACTTTAGAAAAACAAGGTAATTCAGAAGAAGCGATCGCAACTTACCGCAAATGCTTAGAAATTAACCCCCATTTCGGTTGGTCACACTGTAACTTAGCAACCGCTTTAGCTAAACAAGGTAAAATAGAAGATTCTCTACATCATTATCGACGAGCATCCGAACTTGATCCCGCATTAGGAATTGATTTTAATGGCTTAAAAACTGCACTTTTAGATAAAATTCTAGTTGAAGATTATATGTATAAACTCTGGCGAGACAAGAACTTTCCCAGAGCAGCAGATTTAAGAAAAATGGCAGAAACGATGGAATTATTCGTGCATAAACCCGTATTTAGCGTGATTATGCCTGTTTATAATACCCCAGAAGAATTTCTCAGGGAAGCCATAGAATCTGTGATCAATCAAATTTATCCCTACTGGGAATTTTGTATTGCTGATGATGCTTCCCCCTCTCCCCATGTTAAGGAAGTTTTAGAAGAATATCAAGCTAAAGATTCCCGAATTAAAGTCATTTATAGAACAGAAAATGGTCATATTTCTGCATCCTCTAACTCCGCCTTAGAATTAGCAACAGGAGAATTTATTACCTTGCTGGATCATGATGATTTAATTACTCCCGATGGTTTATATGAAGTGGCTTTATTATTGAATCGGAATCCTGATTTAGATATGATTTATTCCGATGAAGATAAAATTAGTCCCAATGGTAACTTAATTAATCCTTACTTCAAACCAGAATGGTGTCCTGAATCCTTTTTGTCTCGGATGTACACCTGCCATTTAGGAACCTACCGACGTTCTATTATAGAAGAAATTGGAGGTTTTAGAATCGGTTATGAAGGCGCTCAAGATTATGATTTAGTCTTGAGATTTACCGAAAAAACTCAAAAAATTGCCCATATTCCCAAAGTTTTATATCACTGGCGCATGCACTCCGGTTCCACCGCAGGAGGAAGCGAAGCTAAACCCTATGCTTATGAAGCATCAGAAAAAGCAATTCAGGATGCTGTAGATAGACGGGGAGAAACAGGAATAGTAACAGGAGTTCCAGGGTTTTTAGGACATCATTTAGTCCGTTATGAAATTACAGATTATAAGAAGGTTAGCATCATTATTCCAACAAGAGATTTAGGGGAAGTATTAGACCGATGTTTAGAGTCTATTTTTACTCTAACAACCTATCCTAACTATGAAGTGATTGTGATTGATAATGGTAGCGTTCAAGACTATACATTTAAAGTGTTTTCTAAGTGGAGTTCTCAGGAATCTTCACGGTTTAAATGTTATCCTTTAGATATTCCCTTTAACTTCTCCACCATTAATAATTATGGAGTCAGTCAAGCAACGGGAGATTATTTACTATTCTTAAATAACGATACCGAAGTGCTTAATCCTGACTGGATAAATGCGATGGTAGAACAAGTCCAACGTCCTCAAATTGGTGCGGTAGGAGCGTTATTATTATTCCCAGATAATACGATTCAACACGCCGGAGTTGTCATGGGATTAGGGGGTGTTGCCGGGCATGGATATTATGCTATGTCTTCTGATATCCCTGGATATTTTGGCAATGTTATTGGGTTTAATAATGTTTCTGCGGTTACAGGAGCTTGTTTGATGTGTCGGCGAGAAGTATTTGAAAAAATAGGGGGGTTTGATGAACAGTTAACGGTGGCTTATAATGATGTGGATTTGTGTTTGAAAATGCTAGATAAAGGCTATCGAAATTTGTACTTACCTCATGTTACACTTTATCATCATGAATCTAAAAGTCGAGGTTATGAAGATACACCGGAAAAGAAAGAACGTCTAAACCGAGAATCAAAAATTATTGCCGGACGTTGGAAAAAGTATATTGATAATGATCCTTGTTATAGTCCTCACTTGACAAGAGTTTGTCAGAACTTTAGTATTAAAGTGCAGGATAATTAG
- a CDS encoding TPR domain protein, whose translation MPVYNTPEAFLSEAIQSVLDQVYTNWELCIADDASTASHVKQILEEYQQQDSRIKVVFRTKNGHISVTSNSALELATGEFIGLLDHDDVLTPDALYEVVSLLNQNPVADMIYSDEDKLNEKGELTGHFFKPDWCPDSFLSRMYTCHFGVYRREIINQIGGFRTGYEGSQDYDLVLRFTEKTDKIFHIPKILYHWRIHSSSAAGGTEAKPYAYEAAKRVLKDAIDRRGEPGIVKDVPIYLGHYQIRYKILDYKRVSIIIPTKDLGKILNRCLESIFTLSIYPDYEVIVIDNGSTESATQDILEKWQEKEPNRFRYYALDIPFNFSKINNYAVSKATGDYLLFLNNDTEVIHPDWIDAMVEQAQRPSIGAVGALLRYPDKIVQHAGVVVGIGHFAAHSHRMASETDPGYYGQIISISNYSAVTAACLMCRREIFTQVGGFDEQLAVAYNDVDFCLKIVEQGYRNIYLPHVVLYHYESKSRGYDTTPDKLQRFMQEVTITRQKWQRYVDHDPCYNPNLTLSASDYSLRQFSEVEISKIALDFDHNKLQDCSIDQPEIGIYYGISQICFKGWVLGQQEKITAVQIIGNYGQVIKEIPTNFPRADVHLLHPENLNSEFCGFCETIELRNLSEATELLFQAVLNNETYAKFAKVKLEINH comes from the coding sequence ATGCCCGTTTATAACACCCCGGAAGCGTTTCTAAGCGAAGCAATTCAATCGGTGTTAGATCAGGTTTATACTAATTGGGAATTGTGTATTGCGGATGATGCTTCGACGGCTTCCCATGTCAAACAGATATTAGAAGAATATCAACAGCAAGATAGCCGAATCAAAGTGGTTTTTAGAACTAAAAACGGTCATATTTCTGTAACTTCTAATTCTGCTTTAGAGTTAGCAACGGGAGAATTTATCGGGTTATTAGACCATGATGATGTTTTGACTCCTGATGCTTTATATGAAGTGGTGAGTTTATTAAATCAGAATCCCGTCGCGGATATGATTTATTCCGATGAAGATAAACTAAATGAAAAAGGAGAATTAACAGGTCATTTCTTTAAACCAGATTGGTGTCCTGATTCCTTTTTGTCCCGGATGTATACTTGCCATTTCGGAGTTTATCGACGAGAAATTATCAACCAAATTGGAGGATTTAGAACCGGATATGAAGGCAGTCAGGATTATGATTTAGTCTTGAGATTTACGGAAAAAACCGATAAGATTTTTCATATTCCTAAAATCCTCTATCATTGGCGGATTCATAGCAGTTCAGCCGCTGGAGGAACAGAAGCGAAACCCTATGCTTATGAAGCCGCGAAACGGGTGTTAAAAGATGCAATTGACCGCAGAGGAGAACCCGGAATTGTTAAAGATGTTCCGATTTATTTAGGACATTATCAAATCCGCTATAAAATTTTAGATTACAAGCGGGTGAGTATTATTATTCCGACTAAAGATTTAGGAAAAATCTTAAATCGCTGTTTGGAATCTATCTTTACTCTGAGCATTTATCCCGATTATGAAGTTATTGTCATTGATAATGGCAGTACGGAATCAGCAACCCAGGATATTTTAGAGAAATGGCAAGAAAAGGAACCGAATCGGTTTAGATATTATGCTTTAGATATTCCTTTCAATTTTTCTAAGATTAATAACTATGCCGTTAGTAAAGCCACCGGGGATTATTTGCTATTCTTAAATAATGATACCGAAGTCATTCATCCTGATTGGATTGATGCGATGGTAGAACAGGCACAACGGCCTTCTATTGGTGCGGTGGGTGCGTTATTAAGGTATCCTGATAAAATCGTTCAACACGCTGGTGTTGTGGTGGGAATTGGTCATTTTGCCGCCCATAGTCACCGCATGGCATCGGAAACAGACCCCGGATATTATGGTCAAATTATTTCTATTAGTAATTATTCGGCGGTGACGGCGGCTTGTTTGATGTGTCGGCGAGAAATATTTACACAGGTGGGAGGGTTTGATGAACAGTTAGCAGTGGCTTATAATGATGTTGATTTCTGCTTGAAAATCGTTGAACAAGGGTATAGGAATATTTATTTACCCCATGTTGTTTTATATCATTATGAATCAAAAAGTCGGGGTTATGATACAACTCCAGATAAGTTACAACGATTTATGCAGGAAGTGACGATTACACGGCAAAAATGGCAACGTTATGTTGATCACGATCCCTGTTATAATCCTAATTTAACCTTATCTGCTTCTGATTATAGTTTAAGGCAATTTTCTGAAGTAGAAATTAGTAAGATTGCCTTAGATTTTGATCATAACAAATTACAAGATTGTTCAATTGATCAACCAGAAATTGGAATTTATTATGGAATTAGTCAAATTTGTTTTAAAGGTTGGGTACTGGGACAGCAGGAGAAAATAACCGCAGTTCAAATTATTGGTAATTATGGCCAAGTAATTAAGGAAATTCCGACCAATTTCCCCCGTGCTGATGTTCATTTACTGCATCCTGAAAACCTAAATTCAGAGTTTTGTGGATTTTGCGAAACAATTGAACTCAGAAATTTGTCTGAAGCAACAGAATTGTTATTCCAAGCTGTTCTAAACAACGAAACTTATGCTAAATTTGCAAAAGTAAAACTAGAAATCAACCATTAA
- a CDS encoding glycosyl transferase family protein produces the protein MNSVLINNDLTSANYFDQANRLRQLNQLQEAVIAYRDAITEKPNFSWYHHNLGETLAQLGQVEEAIASYQKACELNPNSAWSYYNLGELLEQEGRITEATEAYRRAVELNPDFYEFQQSLGKLLCQQGQFAQAISSLEKAIELEPDATACYQYLWDAFAQQGQGREGIAYLHKAVTATPNSGELHQQLAEALKANNQIQEAIASYKNVIQINPKSAWSYYQLGMICRDQGQYQEAIAYYRKATEYDPKSAIYYHFLGHTLSLVHHWEEAIAAYKKALDLAPTSAIIYQHLGDALSTLQRWEQAATAYRKSVDLEPHSLEAQDHLGFALAQLQRWDDAILAYRRALDVSLSDVVYLHLGDALEQRSHVQPIDKDARNDLEDAVNCYRQALELNPNPEAIDQKLNHALSQLNQASKLRN, from the coding sequence ATGAACAGTGTATTGATCAACAATGACCTAACTTCAGCAAACTATTTTGACCAAGCTAACAGACTAAGGCAACTGAACCAACTTCAAGAAGCGGTTATTGCTTACCGTGATGCCATAACCGAAAAACCCAATTTTTCCTGGTATCACCATAACTTGGGGGAAACCCTGGCTCAACTGGGTCAGGTAGAGGAGGCGATCGCCAGTTACCAAAAGGCCTGCGAACTCAACCCCAACTCGGCTTGGTCTTACTATAACCTAGGTGAACTCCTAGAGCAAGAGGGTAGAATCACGGAAGCAACGGAGGCCTATCGTCGGGCGGTGGAACTGAATCCTGATTTTTATGAGTTTCAGCAGAGTCTCGGAAAACTACTCTGCCAACAGGGACAGTTTGCCCAAGCCATTAGTTCCCTAGAAAAAGCAATTGAACTCGAACCCGATGCCACTGCCTGTTATCAATATCTGTGGGATGCCTTTGCTCAACAGGGACAGGGACGCGAAGGCATAGCCTATTTACACAAAGCGGTGACGGCAACTCCCAACAGTGGGGAACTCCATCAGCAGTTAGCCGAAGCGTTAAAGGCTAATAATCAAATTCAGGAAGCGATCGCTTCTTACAAAAATGTAATTCAGATTAACCCCAAATCCGCTTGGAGTTATTATCAGTTGGGGATGATTTGCCGAGATCAAGGTCAATATCAAGAAGCGATCGCTTACTACCGCAAAGCCACGGAATATGACCCCAAATCGGCCATTTATTATCATTTCCTGGGACATACCCTATCCCTGGTTCATCATTGGGAAGAAGCGATCGCAGCTTACAAGAAAGCCCTAGATCTCGCACCGACTTCAGCGATTATTTATCAACATTTGGGGGATGCGTTATCGACGTTACAGCGTTGGGAACAGGCGGCCACGGCTTACCGGAAATCCGTAGATTTGGAACCCCATTCCCTAGAAGCGCAAGATCATCTAGGGTTTGCCCTGGCCCAACTCCAACGCTGGGATGATGCGATTTTAGCCTATCGTCGGGCCTTAGATGTGAGCTTATCTGATGTCGTATATTTGCATTTAGGGGATGCCCTCGAACAACGTTCCCATGTTCAACCGATAGACAAAGATGCTCGTAACGATCTCGAAGATGCAGTTAATTGTTATCGTCAAGCCCTGGAATTAAATCCCAATCCAGAAGCTATTGACCAGAAATTAAATCATGCTCTATCCCAACTCAATCAGGCTTCTAAATTAAGGAATTAA
- a CDS encoding glycosyl transferase, family 2, with protein sequence MKLLTKVNLNKNIEEADKFCKFDFDPVPQTIEEHLKLSGWVIGIESPVVGVELIQDGQLVGYAPVTIHRPRAAKIYATFPGAEHSGFVIDLALEKINLESGEILIQAVLENFQRISLADLKLSQYSFRSPKKKTFFVHVAKTAGSSFNKFLHTYLHGNSHCESYRQSSQPWEFKNLDILKSWDFVSGHLGIQYFNKNFERDQYLLVTLLRNPFDQIISHVNWLAYIHQFDHNSRFYQSHPDHIKKMGYNLCERDLTNPLEVIDFLLENKWLLNAQSSYFKTDSNNADAIIENLLNFDLVGLTEDYSQFIKKYVSLIGLEDIIEPIVNRENINSKPALNKKELLNNSKFVDFLNDYNGVDIKVYNFFYNLHKNGLDNLPAEALSISEKSLNLKRQLNLKTELNEELEQLKIKFEQQSEQLTFVQVELEKMQQDLAKTCSELQETKEELQRSQSQFDEVLAELEETHLQLHQTEAELKQSPSQLQQIQTEFPKTQTNAIQPLNDRPKCQLSICAILKDEGLYIIEWLEFHKIVGVERFYLYDNNSTDNIFEKVKPYIDRGEIVWHEWPEQGGQNSSYNHCLKHHREESEWIAFIDLDEFLFPSEADDLKKVLEEYKEYPGIGVNWLCFGSSGHITKPKGLVTENFTRRPLEDEALILHNGRMKSIIRPTQTIRSATPHHFIYVDDQQAVTENHQVFVGPQTSHTSVKKLRINHYLTKSREEFRIKSNRGAGNGTKKQFAVFEKYDQNQIEDLTIQRFVPVLKSAIESASNSIIFNTENMKEVNHPISKNHKVFCIGLSKTGTTSLTVAMKVLGYKTKHYLLEPDKDIPAHEFLSDMPIQTRYQEYDIQYPGSKFILSVRDKKSWLNSCMNHFRHKAKQQNSIQYKYRIEQTGVDEYDEDIFSQKYDQHLEDVKEYFKHREADLLILNICEGDGWDKLCAFLGKEIPKKPFPRANVSRGASLKQVPNYQEVIKEKCLTTFKTLENKARNQETISQATTNRLGIGVITYNRLKHLKKCVESIRKYTTSPYYLVIADDGSTDGTVEWCRSEGLVVLTGQNRGVCWNKNRALYALKEYTDANCIMLLEDDCFPIEKGWELAWLETTAIWHHVNYAAPWILEKRPHDIYKESGGMPTSPDLLKVTTGQCTTSSRHALNCVGYLDSRFKGYGFGHAEWTQRFMRFSAVIDSLPLPIYGLYPAINQGLMTQKSKSHSNQTERRKNAKVLESLNKEPTYRFPWQNTQEQSVFIQEVSSAQEILFQQVSKTNSAIWVNVLQPPSPQIQISTAQATTTSAKDVQLPTPRMSEAEVKLFTKYLQGQKVVIEFGAGGSTGLAIKTGVKQLYSVESDFDFINKLQEYDRIQKAVENSLVQFFHINIGPVGAWGYPRDQSSQENWPRYYSDIWKKVPDPINLVFIDGRFRVACALQSLSHINTTTKVIMHDFWDRPPYHDVLKFFDPIESADTLVVLQPKEKFDQHLLSAMIEQYKYITA encoded by the coding sequence ATGAAATTACTGACAAAAGTTAATCTTAATAAAAACATAGAAGAAGCTGATAAATTTTGTAAATTTGACTTTGATCCGGTTCCACAAACAATAGAAGAACATCTAAAATTATCCGGTTGGGTGATTGGAATAGAATCACCTGTAGTTGGTGTTGAATTAATTCAAGATGGTCAGTTAGTAGGGTACGCACCTGTAACAATTCATCGTCCTCGTGCTGCTAAAATTTATGCAACTTTTCCGGGTGCTGAACACAGTGGCTTTGTGATTGATCTCGCCTTAGAAAAAATTAATTTAGAGTCGGGAGAGATTTTGATTCAAGCTGTTTTGGAAAATTTTCAAAGAATTTCATTGGCTGACCTAAAATTATCTCAATATTCTTTCCGTAGCCCTAAAAAGAAAACGTTTTTTGTCCATGTTGCTAAAACGGCAGGAAGTTCATTTAATAAATTTTTACATACCTATTTACATGGAAATAGTCATTGTGAATCCTACCGACAATCGAGTCAACCCTGGGAATTTAAAAATTTAGATATCCTAAAAAGCTGGGATTTTGTTTCTGGCCATTTGGGTATTCAGTATTTTAATAAAAATTTTGAACGAGATCAATATTTATTAGTCACTCTACTCAGAAACCCTTTTGATCAAATTATCTCCCATGTAAATTGGCTGGCTTATATTCATCAGTTCGATCACAACTCAAGATTTTATCAATCTCATCCAGATCATATAAAAAAAATGGGATATAACCTCTGTGAAAGGGATTTAACCAACCCCCTTGAGGTGATTGATTTTTTACTAGAAAATAAATGGTTATTGAATGCTCAATCTAGTTATTTTAAAACGGATTCCAATAATGCTGATGCAATTATAGAAAATTTATTAAACTTTGATTTGGTAGGATTAACAGAGGATTATAGTCAATTTATTAAAAAATATGTTAGCCTGATTGGTTTAGAAGATATCATAGAACCTATCGTTAATCGAGAAAATATCAATTCAAAACCAGCTTTAAATAAGAAAGAACTCCTAAACAATAGTAAGTTTGTAGACTTTCTTAATGATTATAACGGGGTTGACATAAAAGTTTATAATTTTTTTTATAACTTGCATAAAAACGGTTTAGATAATTTGCCCGCCGAGGCTTTGTCAATATCTGAAAAATCACTTAATTTAAAAAGACAATTGAACTTAAAAACTGAGTTAAACGAAGAACTAGAGCAGTTAAAAATCAAGTTTGAACAGCAATCAGAACAATTAACATTTGTCCAAGTTGAGTTAGAAAAAATGCAGCAAGACTTGGCAAAAACTTGTTCAGAACTGCAAGAAACAAAAGAAGAATTACAGCGATCGCAATCTCAATTTGATGAAGTTCTAGCTGAGTTAGAAGAAACTCATCTGCAATTACACCAAACCGAAGCTGAACTGAAGCAATCTCCGTCTCAACTTCAACAGATCCAAACGGAATTCCCCAAAACCCAAACCAATGCTATCCAACCTCTAAATGATAGACCGAAATGCCAACTCAGTATTTGTGCCATTCTCAAAGATGAAGGGCTTTACATTATTGAATGGTTAGAGTTCCATAAAATAGTCGGAGTCGAAAGATTTTATCTTTACGATAATAATAGCACCGATAATATTTTTGAAAAGGTTAAGCCGTACATAGACCGAGGTGAAATTGTTTGGCATGAATGGCCAGAACAAGGGGGTCAAAATTCGAGTTATAACCACTGTCTAAAACACCACCGAGAAGAATCCGAATGGATCGCTTTCATTGATTTAGATGAGTTTTTATTCCCTTCAGAAGCAGATGACTTAAAAAAAGTATTAGAAGAATATAAGGAATATCCAGGTATCGGAGTGAATTGGTTGTGTTTTGGGAGTTCGGGTCACATCACTAAACCCAAAGGGTTAGTTACGGAAAATTTTACCCGAAGACCCCTAGAGGATGAAGCCTTGATCCTCCATAATGGCCGGATGAAATCAATTATTCGTCCGACCCAAACCATCAGATCGGCGACTCCTCATCATTTTATTTATGTAGATGATCAGCAAGCTGTTACAGAAAATCACCAAGTTTTTGTTGGCCCACAAACTTCTCATACTTCCGTCAAAAAACTCCGAATTAATCACTATTTAACGAAGTCAAGGGAAGAGTTTCGGATCAAATCAAACAGAGGTGCTGGCAATGGGACAAAAAAACAATTTGCTGTCTTTGAAAAATATGATCAAAATCAAATAGAAGATTTAACAATCCAACGTTTTGTGCCAGTTTTGAAATCTGCTATTGAGTCGGCTTCAAATTCAATAATATTTAATACAGAAAACATGAAAGAAGTCAATCACCCAATCTCAAAAAATCATAAGGTGTTTTGTATCGGATTATCAAAGACAGGGACAACATCTTTGACTGTAGCCATGAAAGTTCTTGGATACAAAACGAAGCATTATCTGTTAGAACCAGACAAAGATATTCCTGCTCATGAATTCCTGAGTGATATGCCGATCCAGACTCGATATCAAGAATATGATATCCAATATCCAGGATCTAAATTTATTCTAAGTGTGCGGGATAAAAAAAGTTGGTTAAACTCCTGTATGAATCATTTTCGGCATAAGGCTAAACAGCAGAATTCTATACAGTATAAATATCGGATTGAGCAGACTGGTGTTGACGAATATGACGAAGATATTTTTTCCCAAAAATATGACCAGCACCTAGAAGATGTTAAGGAATATTTCAAACACAGAGAAGCTGACCTTCTGATTCTAAATATTTGTGAAGGAGATGGCTGGGATAAACTATGTGCATTCTTGGGTAAAGAGATACCCAAAAAACCTTTTCCTAGAGCAAACGTATCAAGAGGCGCATCTTTGAAGCAAGTACCTAATTATCAGGAGGTAATCAAGGAAAAATGTCTTACAACGTTTAAAACTCTGGAAAACAAAGCAAGAAATCAGGAGACTATATCACAAGCAACCACAAATCGATTAGGAATTGGGGTAATTACCTATAATCGGCTGAAACATCTCAAAAAATGTGTAGAAAGCATTAGAAAATACACAACAAGCCCCTATTATCTTGTAATTGCTGATGATGGAAGTACCGATGGCACAGTGGAATGGTGTCGATCAGAAGGTTTGGTAGTTCTTACAGGTCAGAATCGAGGAGTGTGTTGGAATAAAAATCGAGCTTTGTATGCCTTAAAAGAGTATACAGATGCAAACTGTATTATGCTACTGGAGGACGACTGCTTTCCCATAGAAAAGGGATGGGAATTAGCTTGGTTAGAGACAACCGCTATTTGGCATCATGTTAACTATGCAGCACCCTGGATCTTAGAGAAGCGTCCTCATGATATTTATAAAGAAAGTGGTGGAATGCCGACTTCTCCCGATTTGCTCAAGGTAACGACTGGACAATGTACAACATCTTCAAGACACGCTCTCAATTGTGTTGGTTACTTAGATAGTCGATTTAAAGGATATGGGTTTGGTCATGCCGAATGGACTCAACGTTTCATGAGATTTTCTGCTGTGATCGATTCCCTACCTTTACCCATTTATGGGCTTTATCCAGCTATTAATCAAGGGTTAATGACTCAAAAATCTAAATCCCATTCTAATCAAACTGAACGTAGAAAAAATGCAAAAGTTTTGGAATCCCTGAATAAAGAACCGACCTATCGCTTTCCTTGGCAAAATACTCAAGAACAATCTGTCTTTATTCAGGAAGTGAGTTCAGCACAAGAAATATTATTCCAACAGGTGTCTAAGACGAATTCTGCTATCTGGGTTAATGTTCTACAACCTCCATCACCTCAAATTCAAATTTCAACAGCGCAAGCAACAACAACATCCGCTAAAGATGTTCAACTTCCAACTCCCCGAATGTCAGAGGCTGAAGTTAAACTGTTTACAAAATATCTTCAGGGACAAAAAGTTGTTATTGAGTTTGGAGCCGGAGGGAGCACAGGTTTAGCAATCAAAACCGGAGTTAAACAACTCTACAGTGTGGAAAGCGATTTCGACTTTATCAACAAACTGCAAGAGTATGACAGGATTCAGAAAGCAGTGGAAAATAGTTTAGTTCAGTTTTTTCATATCAATATTGGGCCTGTTGGTGCTTGGGGTTATCCGCGCGATCAATCTTCTCAAGAAAACTGGCCAAGGTATTACTCAGATATTTGGAAGAAAGTACCCGATCCCATTAATCTTGTGTTTATTGATGGTCGATTTCGAGTCGCTTGTGCATTACAATCTTTATCTCATATCAACACAACTACTAAAGTAATTATGCACGATTTTTGGGATCGTCCACCTTATCATGATGTGTTGAAGTTTTTTGATCCTATTGAAAGTGCAGATACTTTAGTTGTTCTACAGCCAAAAGAAAAATTTGATCAACATTTATTATCAGCAATGATTGAACAATATAAATACATTACAGCTTGA